Sequence from the Hamadaea flava genome:
GTCGCGTCGCGGACCCGCAACCGTCGACGTGCGGGCGTAAGGTAGAGCCGACATCTGTGATGCGGCGCACAGCGATTGCCAACACAGCGATTTCATAGCGCCGCGGCGAAGGAGTGACAGTGGCCCGCGTGCTCGTCGACGCCACCAGCGTTCCAGCCGACCGGGGCGGGGTGGGGCGCTACCTGGACGGTCTGCTCGGCGCCCTGGTCGACACCGAGGGCATCAGCGTCGTCGCCCAGCGCACCGACGTGGAGCGATACCAGCGGATGTTGCCGCTCGCCGACGTCGTCGGCGCGCCGGCGGCGGTCGCGCATCGCCCGGCCCGGCTGGCCTGGGAGCAGACCGGCCTCCCGCTGCTGGCTCAGCAGCTCGGCGCCGACGTCCTGCACTCACCGTTCTACACCTGCCCGTTGCGCGCGACCTGCCCGGTCACGGTGACGGTGCACGATGCGACCTTCTTCACCGAGCCGGAGCACTACGACGCCGCGAAGCGGACCTTCTTCCGCAGCGCGATCAAGACGTCGCTGCGCCGAGCGGCCCGGGTCATCGTGCCGAGCAAGGCCACCCGGGACGAGTTGATCCGGCTGCTCGACGCCGATCCCACCCGCATCGACGTGGCGTACCACGGGGTCGACCCGGAGGCGTTCCACGTGCCGTCGGAGTCCGAGAAGGCTCGCGTACGCGCCCGTCTGGGGCTCGGCGCGGGTGACTATCTCGCCTTCCTCGGCGCGAAGGAGCCGCGGAAGAACGTGCCGAACCTGATCCGCGGCTGGGTGCTGGCGGTGAAGGAGCTGCCGAACCCGCCCGCGTTGGTGATCGCCGGCGGTTCCGGGCACGACGACGAGATCGATCGGGCCGTTGCCGAGGTGCCGGCCCACCTGCGCCTGCTGCGTCCCGGCTATCTCCGGTACGCCGACCTCCCCGGTTTCCTGGGTGGGGCGGCGGTGGCGGCGTACCCGAGTCATGGTGAGGGCTTCGGCCTGCCCGTGCTGGAGGCGATGGCCTGCGGGACGCCGGTGCTGACCACGCCGCGGCTCTCCCTGCCCGAGGTCGGCGGCGACGCGGTGGCGTACACCGGTGAGGATCCGGATCGGATCGCCAAGGATCTGCTCGCGTTGCTGGAGGACCAAGCTCGCCGCGTTACCCTGGCGCAGGCCGGGCTCGCCCGGGCCAAGGAGTTCACCTGGGCGGCGAGCGCCGAGGCGCATCTGGCCGCTTGGTCCCGAGCTGCGAGATAGGGCAAAACCGCGTAAATTGTGGGCCACGACGCGAATGCCGTCTCGCGCCG
This genomic interval carries:
- a CDS encoding glycosyltransferase family 4 protein, translated to MLVDATSVPADRGGVGRYLDGLLGALVDTEGISVVAQRTDVERYQRMLPLADVVGAPAAVAHRPARLAWEQTGLPLLAQQLGADVLHSPFYTCPLRATCPVTVTVHDATFFTEPEHYDAAKRTFFRSAIKTSLRRAARVIVPSKATRDELIRLLDADPTRIDVAYHGVDPEAFHVPSESEKARVRARLGLGAGDYLAFLGAKEPRKNVPNLIRGWVLAVKELPNPPALVIAGGSGHDDEIDRAVAEVPAHLRLLRPGYLRYADLPGFLGGAAVAAYPSHGEGFGLPVLEAMACGTPVLTTPRLSLPEVGGDAVAYTGEDPDRIAKDLLALLEDQARRVTLAQAGLARAKEFTWAASAEAHLAAWSRAAR